The Amycolatopsis sp. 195334CR genome window below encodes:
- a CDS encoding CoA-binding protein produces the protein MSWTEPTARDRRRLLTRTESVTIIGASANPSRPSFFVASYLLSSSRYRVHFVNPRLDSLLGQPVYASLADVPDVDLVSVFRKHDDLPGVAEEVIEAGARTLWMQLGLWHEPVAEKATEAGLDVVMNRCVKIEHARFAGGLHLAGFDTGVISSKRADFS, from the coding sequence ATGAGCTGGACCGAGCCGACCGCCCGCGACCGCCGTCGCCTGCTCACCCGCACCGAATCGGTGACGATCATCGGCGCCTCGGCGAACCCGTCGCGGCCGAGCTTCTTCGTGGCTTCCTACCTGCTCTCGTCCAGCCGCTACCGCGTGCATTTCGTGAACCCGCGCCTCGACTCGCTGCTCGGGCAACCGGTGTACGCGTCGCTGGCCGACGTGCCGGACGTCGACCTGGTGAGCGTGTTCCGGAAGCACGATGACCTCCCCGGCGTGGCCGAGGAGGTCATCGAGGCGGGTGCGCGCACGCTGTGGATGCAACTCGGCCTGTGGCACGAACCGGTCGCCGAGAAGGCCACCGAAGCGGGCCTGGACGTGGTGATGAACCGGTGCGTGAAGATCGAGCACGCCCGCTTCGCCGGTGGTCTGCACCTGGCCGGGTTCGACACCGGCGTGATCAGCTCGAAGCGCGCGGACTTCAGCTAG
- the allB gene encoding allantoinase AllB codes for MDLVLRAPRVITADGEVARAVGVTGGRITAIEPLDAELSADRVVELSGDEVLLPGLVDSHVHVNDPGRSEWEGFETATAAAAAGGVTTIVDMPLNSLPPTVDPDALAIKRKSAEGRVHVDVGFWGGAIPGKLDQLPALHEAGVFGFKCFLLHSGVDEFPPLDPAGLAEGLRTVNEIDAMMIVHAEDSDEIDRAPEVTGGLYADFLRSRPRGAEDLAIAHVLDQARRTGARVHILHLSSSDALPMLAEARRDGVRVTVETCPHYLSFIAEEIVDGATQFKCCPPIREAANRELLWKGLADGVIDCVVSDHSPCTAELKRFDSGDFGEAWGGISSLQLGLPAVWTQARTRGHSLADVVRWMALRPAELTGLRQKGRIEVGADADFCVFAPDEAFVVDVAKLRHRNPVSAYHGRPLAGVVRGTWLRGREITGEQPFGELLTRPS; via the coding sequence GTGGATCTGGTCTTGCGAGCGCCGAGGGTGATCACGGCGGACGGGGAGGTCGCGCGGGCGGTCGGCGTGACCGGCGGGCGCATCACCGCGATCGAACCGCTGGACGCGGAACTGTCCGCCGATCGGGTGGTCGAACTGTCCGGGGACGAGGTGCTGCTGCCCGGGTTGGTGGACAGCCACGTGCACGTCAACGATCCCGGCCGCAGCGAGTGGGAGGGCTTCGAGACGGCCACCGCCGCGGCGGCCGCCGGTGGCGTCACCACCATCGTGGACATGCCGCTGAACAGCCTGCCGCCGACGGTCGACCCGGACGCGCTGGCGATCAAGCGGAAGTCGGCCGAGGGCCGGGTGCACGTGGACGTCGGGTTCTGGGGCGGTGCGATCCCCGGCAAACTGGACCAGCTGCCCGCGTTGCACGAGGCCGGGGTCTTCGGCTTCAAGTGCTTCCTGCTGCATTCCGGGGTCGACGAGTTCCCGCCGCTGGATCCCGCAGGGCTGGCCGAAGGCCTGCGCACGGTGAACGAGATCGACGCGATGATGATCGTGCACGCCGAGGACTCCGACGAGATCGACCGCGCGCCGGAGGTGACCGGCGGGCTCTACGCGGACTTCCTGCGGTCCCGCCCGCGTGGCGCGGAGGACCTGGCCATCGCGCACGTGCTCGACCAGGCACGCCGCACCGGCGCGCGGGTGCACATCCTCCATCTGTCCTCTTCGGACGCTCTGCCGATGCTCGCCGAAGCCCGTCGCGACGGCGTCCGGGTGACCGTGGAGACCTGCCCGCACTACCTGAGCTTCATCGCCGAGGAGATCGTGGACGGGGCGACGCAGTTCAAGTGCTGCCCGCCGATCCGCGAGGCGGCCAACCGGGAACTGCTCTGGAAGGGCCTGGCCGACGGGGTGATCGACTGCGTGGTCAGCGACCACTCGCCGTGCACGGCGGAGCTGAAACGGTTCGACAGCGGCGACTTCGGTGAGGCGTGGGGCGGGATCTCCAGCCTGCAACTCGGCCTGCCCGCGGTGTGGACCCAGGCGCGGACCCGCGGCCACTCACTGGCCGACGTCGTCCGCTGGATGGCGCTGCGGCCCGCCGAGCTGACCGGACTGCGGCAGAAGGGCCGGATCGAGGTCGGCGCGGACGCCGACTTCTGCGTGTTCGCCCCGGACGAGGCCTTTGTCGTCGACGTGGCGAAGCTGCGGCACCGCAACCCGGTGAGCGCCTACCACGGGCGGCCGCTGGCCGGCGTGGTGCGCGGTACCTGGCTCCGGGGTCGCGAGATCACCGGGGAGCAGCCGTTCGGCGAGCTGCTCACCCGGCCTAGCTGA
- a CDS encoding helix-turn-helix domain-containing protein: MPKRAEHPLVTAIAPLLDRIDATVVPPAERRPEDVPLRWEGELVGAVRLPGAELTGALERLVHEVETELGGELHRLDRAGKQRAVRLLEERGAFTMRKAVATIAESLGVTRFTVYNYLNRDQPDRGNSTSC, translated from the coding sequence GTGCCGAAACGAGCCGAACACCCGCTGGTGACCGCGATCGCGCCGTTGCTGGACCGCATCGACGCCACCGTGGTGCCCCCGGCCGAGCGGCGGCCGGAGGACGTGCCGTTGCGCTGGGAGGGTGAACTCGTCGGCGCGGTCCGGCTGCCCGGCGCCGAGCTGACCGGTGCGCTGGAGCGGCTGGTGCACGAGGTGGAGACCGAACTCGGCGGCGAACTGCACCGGCTGGACCGCGCCGGGAAGCAGCGGGCCGTGCGGCTGCTGGAAGAACGCGGTGCTTTCACCATGCGGAAAGCGGTGGCCACCATCGCCGAATCGCTCGGCGTCACCCGGTTCACCGTGTACAACTACCTGAACCGAGATCAGCCGGACCGCGGGAATTCAACAAGTTGTTGA
- the uraD gene encoding 2-oxo-4-hydroxy-4-carboxy-5-ureidoimidazoline decarboxylase has product MTVDLAGFNEATTTEARAVLLACLAVPRWADAVLAARPFADRESLLDTAAKAADPLTTEEVHLAIADHPRIGEKPAGQGNSADWSRSEQSGVDDQAAAEFRAANAAYEDRFGWVYLVCASGRSGVELLADLKSRMDNDPADEIRVAGRELSKIAVLRLGKAVA; this is encoded by the coding sequence GTGACTGTCGATCTGGCCGGGTTCAACGAAGCCACCACCACCGAAGCACGCGCCGTGCTGCTGGCCTGCCTGGCGGTACCGCGCTGGGCCGACGCCGTACTGGCCGCGCGCCCGTTCGCCGACCGCGAGTCCCTGCTGGACACCGCGGCGAAGGCGGCCGACCCGCTCACCACCGAGGAGGTGCACCTCGCCATCGCGGACCACCCGAGAATCGGCGAAAAGCCTGCCGGACAGGGGAATTCGGCGGACTGGTCGAGATCGGAACAGTCCGGAGTGGACGATCAGGCGGCCGCCGAGTTCCGGGCCGCCAACGCCGCCTACGAGGACCGCTTCGGCTGGGTCTACCTGGTCTGCGCGAGCGGGCGAAGCGGGGTCGAGCTGCTCGCCGACCTGAAGTCCAGAATGGACAACGACCCGGCCGACGAGATCCGCGTCGCCGGGCGCGAACTGAGCAAGATCGCCGTACTGCGCTTGGGAAAGGCCGTCGCATGA
- the uraH gene encoding hydroxyisourate hydrolase: MSLVTTHVLDTATGRPAPGIEVVLESDGKIVAKGRTDDDGRIRDLGPETLPAGVYRLTFDTGAYLGPDAFFPEVSLTFRITDPGAHHHVPLLLSPFAYSTYRGS; this comes from the coding sequence ATGAGCCTGGTGACCACCCACGTACTCGACACCGCCACCGGCCGCCCGGCGCCCGGCATCGAGGTGGTGCTGGAGTCCGACGGCAAGATCGTCGCGAAAGGACGGACCGACGACGACGGCCGGATCCGCGACCTCGGCCCGGAAACCCTGCCCGCCGGGGTCTACCGGCTCACCTTCGACACCGGCGCCTACCTCGGGCCGGACGCGTTCTTCCCCGAGGTGTCGCTGACCTTCCGGATCACCGATCCCGGCGCGCACCACCACGTACCGCTGCTGCTGAGCCCGTTCGCCTACTCCACGTACCGAGGGAGCTGA
- the pucL gene encoding factor-independent urate hydroxylase, with amino-acid sequence MAVHLGPNQYGKAEVRMVTVQRSGPVHELRDLTVSTALRGHLERTHLTGDNADVVATDTQKNTVYAFAKQEPVGEIEDFALRLGRHFTGEFSHITGARVRIEEHGWQRITVGGEPHDHSFNRSGDERRTTEVTFKDGAPTVISGLTGLTVLKSTGSEFHGFPRDQYTTLAETDDRILATALTARWRHRAASGDWATSFGEIRRILLETFATKHSLSLQQTLYAMGEAVLLARDEIAEIRLSLPNKHHFLVDLSPFGLTNENEVFFAADRPYGLIEGTVLRDGEDAEVDVQ; translated from the coding sequence GTGGCCGTCCACCTGGGCCCCAACCAGTACGGGAAAGCCGAAGTCCGGATGGTCACCGTGCAGCGCTCGGGCCCGGTGCACGAACTCCGCGACCTCACCGTGTCCACCGCGTTGCGCGGACACCTCGAACGCACCCACCTCACCGGCGACAACGCCGACGTGGTGGCCACCGACACGCAGAAGAACACCGTCTACGCCTTCGCCAAGCAGGAACCGGTCGGCGAGATCGAGGATTTCGCGCTGCGCCTCGGCCGGCACTTCACCGGCGAATTCAGCCACATCACCGGTGCGCGCGTCCGGATCGAGGAACACGGCTGGCAGCGCATCACCGTCGGCGGTGAACCACACGACCACTCCTTCAACCGGTCCGGGGACGAGCGCCGGACCACCGAGGTCACCTTCAAGGACGGTGCCCCCACGGTGATTTCCGGGCTCACCGGGCTGACCGTGCTCAAGTCGACCGGCTCGGAGTTCCACGGTTTCCCCCGCGACCAGTACACGACGCTGGCCGAAACCGACGACCGCATCCTGGCCACCGCGCTCACCGCCCGCTGGCGCCATCGCGCCGCGTCCGGTGACTGGGCCACCTCCTTCGGCGAGATCCGCCGCATCCTGCTGGAAACCTTCGCCACCAAGCACAGCCTCTCCCTGCAGCAGACGCTCTACGCGATGGGCGAGGCGGTGTTGCTGGCCCGCGACGAGATCGCCGAGATCCGGCTCTCGCTGCCGAACAAGCACCACTTCCTGGTCGACCTGAGCCCGTTCGGGCTGACCAACGAGAACGAGGTCTTCTTCGCCGCGGACCGCCCGTACGGGCTGATCGAGGGCACGGTGCTGCGTGACGGAGAAGACGCCGAGGTGGACGTCCAGTGA
- a CDS encoding nucleobase:cation symporter-2 family protein, translated as MTHPVDTIPSKGQLIAGGIQHVAAMYAGVVAPPLIIGAAVGLSPGELSLLISASLFTAGLATLLQTLGFWRFGARLPLVNGVTFATVAPVLAIVKQHGGENALGVVYGATLIGGVLMVLAAPFFSRLTRFFPPLVTGTVITLIGVSLLPVAVRWIANQQDSASPSGLLLAGVTLIAVLAFTRFLPGFFSRIALLLGLVAGTLLAWPLGEVDTATLTEAPAFGIASPFHFGTPAFDIAAVVSMAIVMIVIMVESTADMLALGEIVDRPSTPRTIADGLRADGIATAASTVFGGFAATAFAQNVGLVALTRMVSRYVVAAGGVVLVLLGVFPIAGGIVALVPQPVLGGAGLVLFGSVAVSGIRTLAKASFERPVNIAVVAAALGIGLIPIAAPGFYEHFPSAVRTVLDSGISAGCVAAVLLNLVFGDRARKPALDRTL; from the coding sequence GTGACCCATCCCGTAGACACCATCCCGTCCAAAGGACAACTGATCGCGGGCGGCATCCAGCACGTCGCCGCGATGTACGCCGGGGTCGTCGCGCCCCCGCTGATCATCGGCGCCGCCGTCGGGCTGAGCCCCGGTGAGCTGAGCCTGCTGATCAGCGCCAGCCTGTTCACCGCCGGGCTGGCGACCCTGTTGCAGACACTGGGTTTCTGGCGGTTCGGCGCGCGGCTGCCGCTGGTGAACGGCGTGACCTTCGCGACCGTCGCGCCGGTGCTGGCGATCGTGAAGCAGCACGGCGGCGAGAACGCGCTCGGCGTGGTCTACGGCGCCACGCTCATCGGCGGCGTGCTGATGGTGCTCGCGGCCCCGTTCTTCTCGCGGCTCACCCGGTTCTTCCCGCCGCTGGTCACCGGCACGGTGATCACCCTGATCGGCGTCTCGCTGCTGCCGGTCGCGGTGCGGTGGATCGCGAACCAGCAGGACTCGGCGTCGCCGTCGGGGCTGCTGCTGGCCGGGGTCACGCTGATCGCGGTGCTGGCGTTCACCCGGTTCCTCCCGGGTTTCTTCAGCCGGATCGCGTTGCTGCTCGGCCTGGTCGCCGGCACCCTGCTGGCCTGGCCGCTCGGCGAGGTGGACACCGCCACGCTGACCGAGGCGCCGGCGTTCGGCATCGCCAGCCCGTTCCACTTCGGCACGCCCGCCTTCGACATCGCCGCGGTGGTGTCCATGGCCATCGTGATGATCGTGATCATGGTGGAGAGCACGGCGGACATGCTGGCGCTCGGCGAGATCGTGGACCGGCCGTCCACCCCGCGCACCATCGCCGACGGCCTGCGCGCGGACGGCATCGCCACCGCGGCGAGCACCGTCTTCGGCGGGTTCGCCGCGACGGCCTTCGCGCAGAACGTCGGCCTGGTGGCGCTGACCAGGATGGTGAGCCGGTACGTGGTCGCGGCCGGCGGGGTGGTGCTGGTGCTGCTCGGGGTGTTCCCGATCGCCGGCGGGATCGTCGCGCTGGTGCCGCAGCCGGTGCTCGGCGGGGCCGGGCTGGTGTTGTTCGGCAGCGTCGCGGTCAGCGGCATCCGGACGCTGGCGAAGGCGTCGTTCGAGCGGCCGGTGAACATCGCGGTGGTGGCCGCGGCGCTGGGCATCGGGCTGATCCCGATCGCCGCGCCGGGGTTCTACGAGCACTTCCCCTCGGCGGTGCGGACCGTGCTGGACTCGGGCATCAGCGCCGGGTGCGTGGCCGCGGTGCTGCTGAACCTGGTGTTCGGCGACCGCGCGCGCAAGCCGGCTCTGGATAGAACGCTCTAG
- a CDS encoding TetR/AcrR family transcriptional regulator: MTAGAELFRRNGYTGTGLKQIVAEANAPFGSLYHFFPGGKEQLGEEVIRTSGMAYIALLDELIAPAPDLVTGLETFFSAAAEMLVETGYADACPIATVALEVASTNEQLRIATADVFTAWIEAGTRGIAAFGLTEADARKLTFAVINALEGAFVLCRAMRATEPMDAASASCVAYAKTLMP; this comes from the coding sequence ATGACCGCCGGCGCCGAGCTGTTCCGCCGCAACGGCTACACCGGCACCGGGCTGAAGCAGATCGTGGCCGAGGCGAACGCGCCGTTCGGCTCGCTCTACCACTTCTTCCCCGGTGGCAAGGAACAGCTCGGCGAGGAGGTCATCCGTACCTCGGGCATGGCCTACATCGCCCTGCTCGACGAACTGATCGCGCCGGCGCCCGACCTGGTCACCGGCCTGGAGACGTTCTTCTCGGCGGCGGCCGAGATGCTGGTGGAGACCGGGTACGCGGACGCGTGCCCGATCGCCACCGTCGCGCTGGAGGTGGCCAGCACGAACGAGCAACTGCGGATCGCCACCGCCGACGTGTTCACCGCGTGGATCGAAGCGGGGACGCGGGGCATCGCCGCTTTCGGCCTCACCGAGGCGGACGCCAGGAAGCTCACGTTCGCCGTGATCAACGCGCTGGAAGGCGCCTTCGTCCTGTGCCGCGCCATGCGGGCCACGGAACCGATGGACGCCGCCTCCGCCTCGTGCGTCGCCTACGCGAAGACGCTCATGCCGTGA
- a CDS encoding molybdopterin cofactor-binding domain-containing protein, whose protein sequence is MSTTTEVVVEGGVGSNAQRPDGTVKVRGEFAYSSDLWHEDMLWGATLRSPHPYARILGIEIGEALAVPGVYAVLTHEDVPGSNAYGLEHADQPVLAVDVVRYQGEPVAVVAADHPETARRAMDRIKVDYEVLEPVTDAETAVEGVGPRLHPGGNVVRHVPIRRGDQSAEAAVVVRGTYEVGMQDQAFLGPESGLAVPAEDGGVDLFVATQWLHVDQQQIVAALELPPEKVRLTLGGVGGAFGGREDLSIQVHACLLALHTGKPVKMVYNREESFYGHVHRHPARMYYEHGADADGKLVYVRAKLYLDGGAYASSTGAVVANAATLGVGPYDVPNVTVDCWGAYTNNPPCGAMRGFGAVQAGFAYESQMDKLAEACGLDPVEVRLRNAMSEGSVMPTGQVVDSAAPVAELLERVRDMPLPPSAEFDLRRMPGGVSNTTHGEGVVRGVGYGVGIKNICFSEGFDDYSTARVRLEVVGGEPAATVQTAACEVGQGLVTVLQQIVRTELGVDRVTVLPMDTTIGNAGSTSASRQTYVTGGAVRAACLAVRASLQRVATPLVADVSLAQALGDTVLEETVEWRHRPTTALDPSTGAGTAHVQYGFAAHRAVVDVDVELGLVKVVALDCAQDVGRALNPQAVLGQIQGGSAQGLGLAVMEEIQTEGGKIRNPSFTDYLIPTVLDMPPMSIDVLERADPHAPYGLRGVGEPPTISSTPAIVAAIRAATGLALERVPVRPEHLTVATAEVQ, encoded by the coding sequence ATGAGCACCACCACCGAGGTGGTCGTCGAGGGCGGGGTCGGCAGCAACGCGCAGCGCCCGGACGGCACGGTCAAGGTGCGCGGCGAGTTCGCCTACTCCTCGGACCTGTGGCACGAGGACATGCTGTGGGGCGCCACGCTGCGCAGCCCGCACCCCTACGCGCGCATCCTCGGCATCGAGATCGGCGAGGCGCTGGCCGTGCCCGGGGTGTACGCGGTGCTCACTCACGAGGACGTGCCGGGCAGCAACGCCTACGGCCTGGAGCACGCCGACCAGCCGGTGCTCGCCGTGGACGTGGTGCGGTACCAGGGGGAACCGGTGGCCGTGGTGGCCGCGGACCACCCCGAGACGGCCCGGCGCGCGATGGACCGGATCAAGGTCGACTACGAGGTGCTGGAGCCGGTCACCGACGCGGAAACCGCGGTCGAGGGCGTGGGCCCGCGGCTGCACCCCGGCGGGAACGTGGTGCGCCACGTGCCGATCCGCCGCGGTGACCAGTCCGCCGAGGCCGCCGTGGTGGTCCGCGGGACCTACGAGGTCGGCATGCAGGACCAGGCCTTCCTCGGGCCGGAAAGTGGGCTCGCGGTACCCGCCGAGGACGGCGGTGTCGATCTTTTCGTGGCCACGCAGTGGTTGCACGTGGACCAGCAGCAGATCGTCGCGGCGCTCGAGCTGCCGCCGGAGAAGGTGCGGCTGACCCTCGGTGGGGTCGGCGGGGCGTTCGGCGGCCGGGAGGACCTGTCGATCCAGGTGCACGCGTGCCTGCTCGCGCTGCACACCGGCAAGCCGGTGAAGATGGTCTACAACCGCGAAGAGTCCTTCTACGGTCACGTGCACCGGCATCCCGCGCGGATGTACTACGAGCACGGCGCCGATGCGGACGGCAAGCTGGTCTACGTCCGGGCGAAGCTGTACCTCGACGGTGGCGCGTACGCCTCATCGACCGGTGCGGTGGTGGCGAACGCGGCCACGCTCGGCGTCGGGCCGTACGACGTGCCCAACGTGACGGTGGACTGCTGGGGCGCGTACACGAACAACCCGCCGTGCGGGGCCATGCGCGGGTTCGGGGCGGTGCAGGCGGGTTTCGCGTACGAGTCCCAAATGGACAAACTGGCCGAGGCGTGCGGGCTGGACCCGGTCGAGGTGCGCCTGCGCAACGCGATGAGCGAGGGCTCGGTGATGCCGACCGGGCAGGTGGTCGACTCGGCGGCGCCGGTGGCGGAACTGCTGGAACGGGTGCGCGACATGCCGTTGCCGCCGTCGGCCGAGTTCGACCTGCGGCGGATGCCGGGCGGGGTGTCGAACACGACGCACGGCGAGGGCGTGGTGCGCGGGGTCGGCTACGGCGTCGGGATCAAGAACATCTGCTTCTCCGAGGGCTTCGACGACTACTCGACCGCGCGGGTGCGGCTGGAGGTGGTCGGCGGGGAACCGGCGGCGACCGTGCAGACCGCGGCCTGTGAGGTGGGGCAGGGCCTGGTCACCGTGCTGCAGCAGATCGTGCGGACCGAGCTGGGCGTGGACCGGGTGACCGTGCTGCCGATGGACACCACCATCGGCAACGCCGGGTCGACCTCGGCTTCGCGGCAGACCTACGTGACCGGTGGCGCGGTGCGGGCGGCCTGCCTGGCGGTGCGGGCGTCACTGCAGCGGGTGGCGACGCCGCTGGTCGCGGACGTCAGCCTGGCGCAGGCGCTCGGGGACACGGTGCTGGAGGAGACCGTCGAATGGCGGCACCGGCCGACCACCGCGCTGGACCCGTCGACGGGTGCGGGCACCGCGCACGTGCAGTACGGGTTCGCCGCGCACCGGGCGGTGGTCGACGTGGACGTCGAGCTGGGGCTGGTGAAGGTGGTGGCGCTGGACTGCGCCCAGGACGTGGGGCGGGCGCTGAACCCGCAGGCCGTGCTGGGCCAGATCCAGGGCGGTTCGGCGCAGGGGCTCGGGCTGGCGGTGATGGAGGAGATCCAGACCGAGGGCGGGAAGATCCGGAACCCGTCGTTCACCGACTACCTGATCCCGACCGTGCTGGACATGCCGCCGATGTCGATCGACGTGCTGGAACGGGCCGACCCGCACGCGCCGTACGGGCTGCGCGGCGTGGGGGAGCCGCCGACCATCTCGTCGACGCCCGCCATCGTGGCCGCCATCCGGGCGGCTACCGGCCTGGCCCTTGAGCGGGTCCCGGTCCGCCCGGAACACCTGACCGTGGCTACGGCCGAGGTGCAGTGA
- a CDS encoding 8-oxoguanine deaminase has product MSRIAIQGVTVSTVDADGTEHADGHVVVENELITEVGPGPAPGGDYDERLDFGGLGLVTPGLVNTHHHLYQWATRGLAADSTLFEWLVELYPIWGRLDADVTHAAATAGLAKLALSGCTTVADHHYVFPSDAGDQVEALVAATGRIGVRSHIVRGSMDRGESDGGLPPDNLVEDTDAALTGTEEAIDRYHDTSKNAHVRIAAGPCSPFTVSRALMTGAAELARRKGVRLHTHLAETLDEEEQCLAEEGCTPAEYADDMGWLGDDVWLAHTVHLAPEAIARMGKTRTGSAHCPTSNGRLGTGIAPVRDLLDAGAPVGLGVDGAASNEDGGLGVELHAALLQARQRGGPKALTVREALWLGTMGGARCLGRESELGSIEPGKLADLVVWDLGGLDYAGITDPVASLVLGSAPRPYRVFVGGRTVVSEGALETADTTAIAGDLRKVSTRLREAR; this is encoded by the coding sequence ATGAGCCGGATCGCCATCCAGGGTGTCACGGTGTCCACTGTGGATGCCGACGGCACCGAGCACGCCGACGGCCACGTGGTGGTGGAGAACGAGCTGATCACCGAGGTGGGGCCGGGTCCGGCACCGGGCGGCGACTACGACGAGCGCCTCGACTTCGGCGGCCTCGGCCTGGTCACACCCGGCCTGGTGAACACGCACCACCACCTGTACCAGTGGGCCACGCGCGGGCTCGCCGCCGATTCGACGCTGTTCGAGTGGCTGGTCGAGCTCTACCCGATCTGGGGCCGACTCGACGCCGACGTCACGCACGCCGCCGCCACCGCCGGGCTGGCCAAGCTCGCGCTGTCTGGCTGCACCACCGTCGCCGACCACCACTACGTCTTCCCGTCCGACGCCGGTGACCAGGTCGAAGCGCTGGTCGCGGCCACCGGCCGGATCGGCGTGCGCAGCCACATCGTGCGCGGCTCGATGGACCGGGGGGAGTCCGACGGCGGCCTCCCGCCGGACAACCTGGTCGAGGACACCGACGCCGCGCTGACCGGCACCGAGGAGGCGATCGACCGGTACCACGACACTTCGAAGAACGCGCACGTCCGGATCGCGGCCGGCCCGTGCTCACCGTTCACGGTCAGCCGCGCGCTGATGACCGGTGCGGCCGAACTGGCGCGCCGCAAGGGCGTCCGGCTGCACACCCACCTCGCCGAAACGCTCGACGAGGAGGAGCAGTGCCTCGCCGAGGAGGGCTGCACCCCGGCCGAGTACGCGGACGACATGGGCTGGCTCGGCGACGACGTCTGGCTCGCGCACACCGTGCACCTGGCGCCGGAGGCCATCGCGCGAATGGGCAAGACCCGGACCGGCTCGGCGCACTGCCCGACCTCCAACGGCCGCCTCGGCACCGGCATCGCGCCGGTGCGGGACCTGCTCGACGCGGGTGCCCCGGTCGGCCTCGGCGTCGACGGTGCGGCGTCCAATGAGGACGGTGGGCTCGGGGTGGAGCTGCACGCGGCGTTGCTGCAGGCACGCCAGCGCGGTGGGCCCAAGGCGCTGACCGTGCGCGAGGCGCTGTGGCTCGGCACGATGGGCGGCGCGCGCTGCCTCGGCCGGGAGTCCGAACTCGGCTCGATCGAACCGGGCAAGCTCGCCGACCTGGTGGTCTGGGATCTCGGCGGGCTCGACTACGCCGGGATCACCGACCCGGTGGCGTCGCTGGTGCTGGGCAGCGCGCCACGGCCGTACCGCGTGTTCGTCGGCGGCCGGACCGTGGTTTCCGAGGGCGCGCTGGAAACCGCCGACACCACGGCGATCGCCGGTGACCTGCGCAAGGTGAGCACGCGGCTGCGGGAGGCGAGATGA
- a CDS encoding (2Fe-2S)-binding protein, whose translation MRVNMTVNGEQRQADDVWEGESLLYVLRERLGLPGSKNACEQGECGSCTVYLDAVPVCACLVAAGQAEGREVRTVEGLADGDRLDPVQQSFVDAGAVQCGFCTPGLVVAAHDLLARVPEPADEEIREALAGNLCRCTGYEKILDAVKLAATRGASA comes from the coding sequence ATGCGCGTGAACATGACCGTCAACGGCGAGCAGCGCCAGGCCGACGACGTCTGGGAAGGGGAGAGCCTGCTGTACGTGCTGCGCGAGCGCCTCGGCCTCCCCGGCTCCAAGAACGCTTGCGAGCAGGGCGAATGCGGGTCGTGCACGGTGTACCTGGACGCCGTTCCGGTGTGCGCCTGCCTGGTCGCCGCCGGACAGGCCGAGGGCCGCGAGGTCCGCACGGTGGAGGGGCTGGCCGACGGGGACCGCCTCGACCCGGTCCAGCAGTCCTTTGTGGACGCGGGCGCGGTGCAGTGCGGGTTCTGCACGCCGGGGCTGGTGGTGGCCGCGCACGACCTGCTGGCCAGGGTGCCGGAGCCGGCCGATGAGGAGATCCGCGAGGCGCTGGCCGGGAACCTCTGCCGCTGCACCGGGTACGAGAAGATCCTCGACGCGGTGAAGCTGGCCGCGACGCGGGGGGCGAGCGCATGA